One stretch of Rana temporaria chromosome 10, aRanTem1.1, whole genome shotgun sequence DNA includes these proteins:
- the LOC120915793 gene encoding arylacetamide deacetylase-like 4, translated as MSLSLAVAGILLIPILTFFAATFLRSSKAKYPPGIANPAELRRIYTVSTGLVILGETLERLGIGSQVALLRFVVGLRRRRPAEDPELAVKDSEFEGVPVRLYQPRAPSARDRKGVLFFHGGGFVLGSIGETLKANPSQTLPDSGAQTT; from the exons ATGTCGCTCTCATTGGCTGTGGCGGGGATTCTCCTGATTCCTATTCTGACTTTTTTTGCTGCAACTTTCCTCAGAAGTTCAAAAGCCAAATATCCTCCCGGAATCGCCAATCCGGCAGAACTTCGGAGAATTTACACCGTCTCCACCGGACTCGTCATTCTG GGGGAGACGTTGGAGAGACTCGGGATCGGCAGCCAGGTGGCGCTCCTCCGTTTTGTGGTCGGGCTGAGAAGACGGAGGCCGGCAGAGGATCCGGAGCTCGCGGTGAAGGACTCAGAGTTTGAAGGTGTTCCGGTGAGACTCTACCAGCCCAGAGCGCCCTCCGCCCGGGACAGGAAAGGCGTCCTCTTCTTCCATGGAGGGGGATTCGTATTGGGGAGTATCGGTGAGACACTAAAGGCCAACCCCAGCCAAACTCTTCCTGACTCGGGGGCCCAGACAACCTGA